The segment aggaaatgtatgtcggtgcaattttgttgatggccttgtatgttagtagaagaattttatattggattcgttgaaatgcaggcagccaatgtagagactgacagagcggctcagcagaggaaaaacggttagtaaggaaaatcaatctagccgctgcatgcaaaatagattgtaggggttcaagtctgactttgggaagaccagtaaggagggaattgcaatagtcgatgcgggagatgatgagtacatgaattaatgtttttgcggtgtcttgtgtcggatatgtgcgtattctggaaatgttttttaggtgtatgtagtatgatttagatatagagttgatgtgggggataaatgacagttgtgaatcaaggattacacctaggcaacgagcttgcggggtgggatttatggtcatgttatcaacagaaattgaaatgtcaggcaggaagcttctgtttttgggtgggaatattatcaattcagtttttgaaagattgagtttcctttggcgagaagacatccaagatgaaatggcagagaggagggagaaggggcTCCAGCGCCgcaatcttttattttttaattttttttaaggtaCTCGCTCCCCCtaccaacaaagaggggagccatcagagtaggggcctaccgggggatacccTGGCTCCCCGGCGGGCTAGTCCGACTCTATCATGAGGCAACAAAACACATTTCAAGCTCCTACGGTGGCTGTCTATAAAAGCTGCCAATCACCTGGCTGATATTCCATTCCCAGGGAAATTATTGCAGCACACAAGTTCTTCATCATCTTGGCTGAAGTAAGGAAGAAGCCCGACCTCTCTTGTctgataagctgttattttagtTTCTGGGCAGTTCTTTTCTTTTACTCTGGATGCTAAAAGTTCAGATGTATGCTTTGACAGACATATACGGAGggggaatattctagaatgatgGCGGAGTGAACACCCAGAATATTTGTGTGTCTCActttctagaatgttctggtagattcccacATGCAGAGGTTATGGAtaagttccctattaattgagAGTATCCATTATCTCGAACTAGATccaattccaaaaaaaaaaactttcaattcTTAATGCAGCAGCCAAAAAATACCCTAAATTCGTTCAAATATCCTTAGCAACTAAcgaatatttttgttgttgttgggcTGTGTAATTGTCCCCTGCTTTCCTTGTGATAATAATAGTTTTCCTTCCCCTTTGGAAATGGACCCATATAGAGTTATCTCATGTGGAGGATTAGACCCTGTGGGCTCTGGGTGGAACTGAAGATAATGTCACCCCACTTCATGTGTCTCACGGCAAATTCCTTAATATGCACTGTGGGTCCTTCCTGGACATTCATTTTCATCAGAGGCCCCCTCTCCcatgatatatattccatatattctcCAACaaacattaagaacatatccccatgttcatTGGAATGTTGGTTGAGTTCCATAATCCAACGTCATTCTTACACAACTAGTCTTGTATGGGCAGCTCTGGACACCCCCTCCTAAACACCACCATTATAATctgccacagcagtgtccctatGATGTCAGGTCTGCTGACATCATCATGCATTGTGACATCATAGTGATTGACCACACTGCCCAGAGGCAGCtcagagaggcagctcagagagagcaAGGAGGACACAGAGCAGGGTGTTACGTCAGTTTCTCTCTACTCGAAGTTACTACGAATTTATGAGGTGAGTTCTAATTATGAAAGTGCATGTGACTAGTGTCAGAGAACCTGTTTATGTTCAGTCTTCATCTCCCGCTCCTCTGTGTGTCTGTAATTTAGAAGTGGgtgggaataaaaaaaatctgtagccaatcagacatTAGTTATGTTCactgcagcacagattatatcagatTAGTGATGTGGTAATCTCATCCCTTCCATCATCAGCTCCGTACAGAGATGATTTATATTACGTGCTGCTGCTGAACCCTCTTTCTTCTTATCACAAGGGGGAGCAATGTGTATTATCAGCAGACATTAAAGgataacgccacaaaaagctaaaatGATTAGAAAATGAAAGTTACCTGCAGTCACTCAATCTGGTGCGGTCTGCGATGCCCGTAACGGCTGAACCACCAAATCCCCGATCTTGGTAGAGGGAGGAATTTGTCAACcttctagtggtgttgtcaaaGACCTTCCCCCTGTAGTCACATTCTAATAGTTATAGCCACAGATATCTTTTCCTGTAGCTCACAGATCTGAGTATTCCTGGCTATTAGGTGTACATTAAATATGCAGGTAAATAGTAATACATTCTCTACCTTTCTGTCCAGTTTGCAGGAGAAGAGCAATGAGCTCTACTCTCTAGAGGAGGAAGTCAATAACATCAAAGCAGACCTAGAGAGGAGCCGGGCAGCGGCATGGAAGGCGTATGACAAGAGGAAGCAGCTGGTAAGAAAACAGTCTATAACTATTTGTATACATcgaaacatatacatacagaggTGATCACGCCAGGTTGAGGGGCGTGGCACCAGGGGGGCATCACCAGTGGAGGCGTGCTAAGGGCTTCTAAAGAATTAGGATGCTTCCCACTCCCCTCCTCTAAAAGAATgtgtattcattcacatcagttcctgctccagcTTCTACCTGGTAGTGGGACACTGAAAGGTTAATccttcaccatggcaaccacaggaaATTGACTCGGggtacagattcagtttcccACTGTTCGCATTATAGACGGGATTTTatactttttactttatttttttttacttttacatttattacctctctgtcactctccctctgtgactctctcaccctctgtcactctctctcaccctctgtcactctctcaccctcttccactctctctctcaccctctgtcactCTCGCTGTCAAAAATCTTAccatataactgcattgtccCCCGTGCAGGAAAGAAAGCTCCTCAGCATggaagagaaggaggaatggCTCTACAGCCAGGTCAGTCCACCACCGTATCACATAATATTATAATGTGATGTAGTGCACTCTCTCCTCACAAGGGTCCCGTAAGACCAAAGATGAAGCTTTGACCACACACTGCTCCCTATTCATCCACTGAAACATACATGGTTCTCTTATACTATTTATAATGTCCATGATAACACACAGCAAGCCCCTCACCCAGGTATAATAATGTAAACATATAACCAGCAAGTACCCTCACCCCAGCTGTATTACTGTACACAGCCATCACCCCAGTTCTAGTAACATACATAGAAATATGCGTATAGTAAATCCCATACCCCATCTAGGAGAATTGTGGGGTCCCATTTCCAGGGTCTCCATGATTTGAGAGCTATCCTCAGGTCAGTTCTCCTGCTGCCGGCAGCGGTATCTTGAATCTCTGCAGCTGATTGGACGGCTTAGTCAGGTGTTGTCTCTTCCCCAATCTGTCTTCAGAGAAGACCTGAAATTCTTCCTTTTACAGCACTGGCACGGTTTCCCTCCTgattatagattgcaagctcttcagAATAGGGACTTCCCTTCCCATATTAATTATTGACAACAACAtttattgaaatcatgaatttaaaagcAGATTGTATAGTCCTCCCACCACACACTTATATATCCCAAatatgcagtgccgtaactagacattttagtgccctgggcgagacaggacaccggcgcccccctctaagtgggagtgacatttgacaagtgggtgtggccaccctaatttgggggtgtggctagtactttactgaaagaattctgtaatttggaacttgcgttccaaatgccgaacttcctgttggcggaacgcacatgcgttccactgcggaggtaaaaggcagaagatagggctaggcagcgggcggctgctgcaccccttgggcttgtgccctgggcaacggcaccgcccgcaccaccctagttacggctctggtataATGTACtccatactgtaaattatatatggTATAATGTACTCTGTAATGTaacttatatacttatatatggtataatgtactctgtactgtaaattatatatggtataatatacTCCATACTTTATCATTGGTTATTGAGGAGCTCTGTTACCATATAAAGGACAAGAGGTACACAGGTCACGAACCCCAGAGgtgattttaatataatatatatatgaagttTACCTGGTGAAAAATGCAGACAAGTAAGTttgttacatttatataattCTATAACACCTCCATGATATTTCCAGTATTGCTGGGTCTTTCTGATGTACTAGTCTCTTCCTGCACTGTTAGCTTACATTATAATCGCGTAAGAGACCTGGCAGCGGCCTGTGTGCGGTACAGCCACCCCTGGTATTCGCCGTAATCCTGTCACATTCTATAGTCAGCAGCTGGCACTATGTCCGTCCCCCACGCCCCCCGACCCGATATTCCTCGCTCTGTTTGCGCTGAGTCACGCTCGCTCCTATTGCCGCAGCGCTGTCCTCTGTCTCTCAGGACCCCGTCTACCCTCTGTTACATGTTTGCAGTGCAGTCATCAATTCTCTCAAGCTCAACTCCGACCCCGCCATCTCGCTGTGCGGGAACAATAAAGTTCTGTGTATTCAACACAACACTCAGACAACGTGCTGCAGcgggaactacatctcccatgatCCTCCGCGATTTAAAGCGGGTCtagggctaggtagcgggcggctgctgcgcccctttgggcttgcgccctgggcgacggcaccgcccgcaccaccctagttacggctctgcaaatATGTATCAGGCTAACAAGAAGGCTATGTGCGTATAGCTGTAGTAACCTGCACacattctgtcatttgtttaatgGAATAGTGGACGTCAAGATGACCTGGAGGTTACTCTGTCCATAAAATCCCCCCAATACTGTCTTCTATGTTCCTAATAAAGTAATACAGTGATAGGGAGTGATCCCCACTTATCCTGTTCATGTATAGTCTGATTTATGGGAAGATAAGATCTACAAGTTAAAGATCTCTAGAGAACTTGGACGCTGTAACATAGccgtaccctgcaaataagcccctttaTGTGAGGAGCAGACACTCTACACAATGTTttacacaaatgtacaatatGGTGAGGgctatatattcatatacacagatctgtatttaattctctctatTACAGATTATACCATATTACCATCAAAATAACTGGCTGGAGGAAGAAGCTTCCAGGCTGTGTGAGCAGGTCTCggagcaggaggtacagtataatAGTTACTATAAAGCGGTGGCGTtcaggtggtggctttgcttacattaCCCCTGGTGCCGTCACTTCAGAGCTGCCCGGGTACATTTTATATGACACTCACTTCATAGGCGCAGAGAGAATACAAACACACCCAGGAAGTAACAACTTATATAAACACTGTGTCTGGGTCCCCACGTTCCTCGCTTCCCGCTGCcagaaatgttttattgtatttattacatgtgtgcccagtgtacaAGTATGTAAATGTgggatgtatttatgtataaaggtAATGTATTCCACTCACCCGGTTGTCTAGAAGGGATCAGGGGGCCCCAAGGCAGCGTCAGAAGCCCCCACAACAGCTCCAGCAGTGTCCTCAGGTGCTCAATAAGACCTGGCGGGGTTATGTCATCTATCCTCTGGTCCCTGAGTCTGGGGGCTGGAGGGTGACAGTACCAGAGGCCCTAGCAGTGGCCCCCAACACTCTCATCTATAAGATCCTGTGTTCCCGGGAGCTTACCATTTATTCCATTTCCCGGCCATCCTGTGCTCAGCTACCCGGTAGTACTGATCCAAAGTAAGCGGTCAGAAGGTTGTAGCCGGAGCAACAAGCaaggaggtgctgcagcagctgcgCCCTACACAGAAGTGTAAGCGGTTCCTGATAGGCTGGTGAAGGAaggtgacagtgattacccaaCTAAATCATAACACATTTAGTTTGGATTGGCCAAGCGGAAAAACGAGGAGCAGTCACTGACAAGTCCCTGAAAACCAGCGAAACGTATAGAGCATAATGGAGGACGGGGCGGCACAGCGCACAAAGGGACTTAAATTATTTAAGTtaaagtatttgtgtattctaTGGCGAGAAGCTTTTCATAGTCTAGTTCCTttggattggttgtcccacaataggtccacgttccaggctcatatatggtgatgatgatgatagatctgAGATATAGATCACACTAAATGTCTGACCTGGGCGGTAGCAGTTATATTTCTATGGTCGTAATCCTTGTGGGAAGCTGCATTATATGAGTGTGGGGTCTGGTTTCATTTTCTTTCTATGTTGCTGTTACGTGTGAACTCTTCAAGTCAAATTTCTATACAAAATCaaaatgaaagaaatatatagaatgaccaatttgttgttgtttcatgAGATTATTTGTGTATAATTGTGTATAATCTATCTCACCCTGTATCTCTTTCCCTAGATAATCAATAAAAAGCTGTTAGAACATCAGCTGGGACAGACTTACCAGTtagtatctatatatatttatttattccatgtacatatatatatttctatatggttctaaagaggaacatttgtaTATTAATCAGTACAGGCTCTGTCCATACTGTTCTTGTAACTCCAGAAAGGATATCTGttatatactgttaaataaatactcaccccacttaaaacaaaatgtttaagagaaacctccagataggaactatgaccatgaAGGTGTTAataactcttgtgaatagaagacataactttaaataataatgtttttgatCCATTAGGAGAAAACCTGTGGAGGCAGCTTCTGAACCCGCAGCAGACAACAACAAGCTGCAAGCATTGGTCAGAGCTGAGGTGGTAAGGtcatgtcatcagccccttcctTTATGTGATATAAAGTGAGACCATGTTTACTGACATTTGGAAGAAGAGCTGTCTATCAATATCAGTATCATCACCCGTTTGTTCACACCAGGGAAAGAACCTTACATTGCCCCTACACCTTGATAATCATCCACAACTAGCCCTGGAGAGCTCTCTTACCAATGCCTTCCTTCTCTCTACTGCCCCAGTGATCTAGACAGGAACAGATCAAACCTCAGATAGTAACAATCATCAGAAATCACCTCTTGTCTTTAAAAGTTCCCTAATAGTTTGCATGTtctgaccctacctcaccagCCCCCTGTACTACACCAGAGCTCCTCACTAGTGtagtgcattgacgtggagcaCGAGTATTAGTATGATAGCTGGGACGCTTCAAGTCATTCACATGAGGTCGgactgttctttttttatacctCTACAGACCAGACACACCTAACCACATTTTCCAAACTGCAGGATATTGAACTAGATGATTGCAGTTGGATTACTATCAGATAATGTGTTCGTTTTGGGGCAACACGCTGCAATATTGGCCAATATCGTATCACGGCCGGACAACTTTAtagcagttctttttttttaccgtgtCCTTGATGGTCTGTAACCTTTTCTGGTCTCACATCTCAAATCATCTCCATGAAACCTACAGGACACGTTTATCACTCATCTTACACAACCTTCCATCCCAAACTTGTAATGACTGTTGTAACgtcagtggctgatcttgtgtcgtaCTTGTCATAATCCCACCACTACTTTAATTTTCTTTCAGAAGAGGCAGCTGCAGGCAcgagcaaaaaaagaaaaaaagaactgtGTGATAGGGCTAAGGTGAATTATACTCcgattattatttcaaaatgattgcaactgttcagCTCTTTAACAGTCTTTCTTTTTCAGGTTGCTGTATACCACCATTATGCACCTGGTCCAGTGCTGCTGGAAACTAGCGATGATATCCGGGATACTTGTGctgttgttttacatatttatggAGGTTAATGACCAAGTCAAGTGCCGCTGCCTCACAAGATCAGAGATGGAGTATATCCTTAGGCCCTTCTTTGTCATCCAGGTGCGGGGCCCGCCACCAACATAATGGATATATTGGTGCTGACTACTGCGACGTGTTGAGACCTAACTGCACCCTGACTGCTGTGTAGACCGAGTGGAAGTCACCGCGATCACCGAAGAAGCACTTCTCCAGCGATTGCAATGACTTCCACTCAGTCTACACAGCAGTCGGGGGTGCAGGCTGGTCGGGGATGGAGCCCTTCGGTCTCAACACGTCGCAGTAAAGTATTGTCAGAATAACGAACATCATCATTAACCCGGGATAATGTGCCCAGTATCGACCCAAGTCGTTAGTAAGATGTCCGAGATGGATAACAACCCAACACCACAATCGGCACGTGAATCCATACCAAAGAACCAGAAAGAGACCACGAGTCCaagaggaaagagaggaggacGGCCCAAGGAGAAAAAGTATAGATTAAATATAGGGGGTATTTTCAAAACCCCTCAGTGACAATAAAATCAGCCTACTTTCACCCAGTAGAGAATGACAATTATTTGATCTCTTTTTAGAGCTtaataaatactagagatgctcactgacccccgtgttttggttttggatctggattaccgttgtgttttggttttggttttgacaaaccgcccttgcatgttttggttttggttttgttttgcaatttgttaaaaaaaaaataatttttttgggctaaaataacataatttagttattattttgtacctacattattattattattattaataataaacctcactaacactaatttccagtcatttccattcaattttgaccaccttctaggtcacaatatgattttcatacactttcaaagaaaaattgctgcagttcctaccagtgataagaaaaaggccattgtcatgcctgagcataggaccaaaaatccacctcttatgtgtgaaattatttttacacaaatcctgacaacagttgtctatccatttgtagcatttttaaagccacacccAGTAGAGGTtggaaccttaaccatctgggatcctcatccatgttacgtcatttttcagcgagttcttggaaagctgttgggagaATCAGAAACTTaagttaaaaaaattaacaacaagcagtccagcatcatctgcctcccttctctcatctacatcccagcacctgcaatctaccccccccccccaacaccttcatcatcaatatccccagaagcaacaatttacagttaaacaatcctttgcaagaggaagcaagtctgaaacctgtcacccagtcgcttAGCGGatcagacgccctgggtactatgctagtattagatctgcgtccaatgtccactattaatacagttggtttaagacactTAATTGatgtgttctgtccctgttagtaaatgtcatcactataccattttattaaaaagctattacccacctgtacctgaaggttcctaaaaatgtaattattgggctacaaaattacattctacccactgtacacttaaccacagatatgtgggcaagcagaactgggcaacataaagattatatgactgtgacagcccactgggttggtcattcgccttcaccggcggggacagcagcagcatgtacccaagtacgtcacatttttcagaagtaggctactctgtgtatcagcaacttcactaagaggcatacagctgacaatctgttccaaaaactaagggatgacaTTAAAAggtggctaatcctgcttggactctcctgaagatatgtcatttctgattacgaccccaatattgttcaagcactacagcggggttgaattccatcacatttcctgttttgcacacacaatcaacttggtgttatagaacttttaaaaaaattacatgcaggagattctgtttgtgtcccgaaaaaattTAGgttcaatttctggtttctgcaacagcatgtaggagaatgcagcagctgcaagaagactagcatttgaggggaatgtacttttgtccagcgaagtagtcacgtgtgaagagagtgcagacacggttagcttgagtcaaatgattgccttaataatacattttgacaaggatctacagaaatttaacgtgtgaaataaaacaaagtaaatgtgctaactatattttaattgtagattaaatacttaatttgctttgcaaggatccaagagctattaacatcttgtttggacgtcttctccttcagttctCTGGCAACtacttgttgtaaaaaaaaattgctttcccaagacacccagtggtgatgcagatgagtctgcacaacattttgatatttgctctgctgtaaaagaattggccaaaaatcgtgacagctctgccctaaaatcaactagtaattccatttggaaggccattatcggcaattacatcataccacacagacttctatgatggtgggatgaattagtattgtttgagggaGATTATCACTGAAccttgccacctctcctgtttctgagtgagctatggtacaataaaatgtaactgcagatttggaccaagactgtcagccctattatttctatttcagcaattacaactagcaatggagcaatgtagctcttctctttgggtgttacctatataacgcagtagaatttgcctgcaaattctgcagacaagcctgcttgtcttcctcttcatcaatgactcttagcaattgagcactcatctttgggtgtatattacacccaaacattattggtgcaaattaggaaaagtacagtttaatccctgctaggccctccaccatcctttgcatgttaatagtaggattggttggagttatgggcaagatcacaattttttttgtcaaattctTCAAagcagcccagatgttaaactgttgtggtctgccacctgcgtcatccctgcttgtgtttgtaaagtgcaaattggtgccagaacctcacgtgccagaactgctgccactggtgccacactgctgccactggtgcaagacttacacaatcaaccgcattctcattagcaccctcatcctcttctaattcctcttctaagtgtcatcctcacttggtgtatcaccggctacactcgggctgttcaggcacacatcagcagaactgctgaaagggcccttctttatgggtacattatcagaatgctcacgattagacataccactggtggatggactctccacagggattggtgtcatttctgattctgagcatacattatcctctaatgccttactgttttcttgcagctcggctttgacgcgtaacagtagttgtgaaccacttttagactccaaattacttggtcttgcttggtcacgagtgaccgtacaagaagaaggctcggtaacattttttgatctgccactaatagagaaaggcgaaggcctcattct is part of the Mixophyes fleayi isolate aMixFle1 chromosome 10, aMixFle1.hap1, whole genome shotgun sequence genome and harbors:
- the LOC142104134 gene encoding uncharacterized protein LOC142104134, which gives rise to MSLQEKSNELYSLEEEVNNIKADLERSRAAAWKAYDKRKQLERKLLSMEEKEEWLYSQIIPYYHQNNWLEEEASRLCEQVSEQEIINKKLLEHQLGQTYQRKPVEAASEPAADNNKLQALVRAEVKRQLQARAKKEKKNCVIGLRLLYTTIMHLVQCCWKLAMISGILVLLFYIFMEVNDQVKCRCLTRSEMEYILRPFFVIQTEWKSPRSPKKHFSSDCNDFHSVYTAVGGAGWSGMEPFGLNTSQ